From the Prosthecobacter dejongeii genome, one window contains:
- a CDS encoding heavy metal translocating P-type ATPase — MNDLDSTTRQRLLLLFVATALMAASIITGWLRPEQETVKGALALLATLIVATPIVRGVITAIRATGFGATQFYMDQYVVLALAACLATGKYLTGGIVAIILLFGQMLEERTTVGVEMALSKLRQLSRLRARRKVGDSDEECESSELRIGDEILIRPGEIVPADATVVTGQAMVDQSRITGESVPLEVAPGSEIYAGTANLNGFLQARVTGAGMDTVMGRVQSIIEQAKESEAPIISLAEDYARYYTPLILLIATSVFFFTQDMERAIAVLVVSIPCAFVLASPSAMVSAIASASRLGLLVKSIRHLETARRVDTVVFDKTGTLTLGQLELEQVLVHDETLTREQVIEMAAALEQQSNHPVARAIAAAGEGKNLPQVTDFTEYHGLGLEGVREGQHLQIGRSSWLMKSGMPLAIVPADFTRHSLVLLAQNGRHIATFLLADQVRPEAHEALERLRFLGIQDFHMLTGDRLEVAQHIAGQVGITHLHAECLPEDKVRHIRELKAAGRRVLVIGDGLNDAPALAEGDVGVAMGTLGNDVTVHTSDVALMSHDLRRLPDLLLLSARTVGIINQNLLCGFAFIILAITLSSLGFVNPIAAAFMHEFSAFFVIFNSARLLRFDGLEMGPQEEAAIASPVQLTPTHV, encoded by the coding sequence ATGAATGATCTCGACTCAACGACCCGCCAGCGCCTGCTGCTGCTCTTTGTGGCGACGGCTCTCATGGCAGCCTCCATCATCACCGGGTGGCTACGCCCAGAGCAGGAAACCGTGAAGGGAGCTCTGGCGCTGCTGGCCACGCTTATTGTAGCCACACCCATTGTTCGTGGGGTGATCACGGCCATTCGGGCCACGGGATTTGGTGCCACTCAGTTTTACATGGACCAGTATGTGGTGCTCGCACTGGCGGCCTGTTTGGCCACAGGCAAGTATCTCACTGGCGGCATCGTGGCCATCATCCTACTGTTTGGTCAAATGCTGGAGGAACGGACCACTGTGGGGGTGGAAATGGCCTTGTCAAAGCTGCGCCAACTCAGCCGTCTGCGCGCGCGCCGTAAAGTCGGAGATAGTGACGAAGAGTGTGAATCCAGCGAACTGCGCATCGGTGATGAGATCCTCATTCGACCTGGCGAAATAGTGCCTGCCGATGCCACGGTCGTGACCGGTCAAGCGATGGTGGATCAAAGCCGCATCACGGGTGAATCTGTGCCGTTGGAAGTGGCCCCTGGCAGCGAGATCTATGCAGGCACGGCCAATCTCAATGGCTTTCTTCAGGCGCGCGTGACTGGCGCTGGCATGGATACCGTGATGGGCCGGGTGCAGAGCATCATCGAGCAAGCTAAAGAATCCGAGGCCCCCATCATCAGCCTCGCTGAAGACTACGCCCGCTATTACACCCCGCTCATCTTGCTCATCGCCACGAGTGTGTTCTTTTTCACTCAGGACATGGAGCGGGCCATCGCTGTGCTGGTGGTCAGCATCCCCTGTGCGTTTGTGCTGGCCAGTCCTTCTGCCATGGTCTCGGCGATTGCTTCCGCTTCACGCCTGGGCCTGCTAGTGAAGAGCATCCGCCATTTGGAAACAGCACGTCGGGTGGACACAGTGGTGTTTGATAAAACCGGCACGCTGACGCTGGGCCAGCTCGAACTGGAGCAGGTGCTGGTGCATGATGAAACCTTGACCCGAGAGCAGGTGATTGAGATGGCTGCCGCGCTGGAACAGCAGTCGAACCACCCGGTGGCACGGGCCATCGCCGCAGCGGGAGAGGGGAAAAATTTACCACAAGTGACTGACTTCACCGAGTATCACGGCCTGGGACTGGAAGGGGTAAGAGAGGGGCAGCATTTGCAGATCGGGCGCAGTTCCTGGTTGATGAAAAGCGGCATGCCGTTAGCGATTGTTCCCGCAGACTTCACCCGCCACAGCCTCGTGCTACTGGCCCAAAACGGCCGCCACATCGCCACCTTTTTGTTAGCCGATCAAGTGCGTCCCGAAGCGCATGAGGCCCTGGAACGATTGCGCTTTTTAGGCATTCAGGATTTCCACATGCTCACCGGCGATCGTCTAGAAGTGGCTCAGCACATTGCGGGTCAAGTCGGCATCACCCATCTGCATGCCGAGTGCCTGCCAGAGGATAAGGTGCGCCACATCCGCGAACTGAAAGCTGCGGGCCGCCGGGTGTTGGTGATCGGCGATGGACTCAATGATGCCCCAGCTCTGGCGGAAGGCGATGTGGGCGTGGCCATGGGCACCCTGGGCAATGATGTCACTGTGCATACCTCCGACGTGGCTCTGATGTCCCATGACCTGCGTCGTCTGCCAGACCTGCTGCTGCTTTCCGCCCGCACGGTGGGCATCATCAATCAAAACTTGCTGTGTGGATTTGCCTTCATCATCCTAGCCATCACGCTCAGCAGCCTGGGCTTTGTCAACCCCATCGCCGCTGCTTTCATGCATGAGTTCAGCGCCTTCTTTGTGATCTTTAACAGCGCTCGTTTGCTGCGCTTTGATGGACTGGAAATGGGGCCTCAGGAGGAAGCTGCCATTGCTTCGCCCGTGCAACTTACACCTACCCATGTCTAA
- the hflK gene encoding protease modulator HflK, with product MKPSPPPITLRDEGHVVEALLLFLKQLTAHARWVFAALLLLYAVSGIHTIQPQQTALVRRLGRLQPHLHQPGLLVGLPRPFDEVLLFETGKDTSLPLDAWALVGTKIGDPDKQIEPTNEELIQQLNTRDVEGAKYPTYEHTTLNPLDHGYTLTLDTNVIQGQFNLRYRIDDPFRYTIAGDRIEHLLAKLSYRALTAQLASRRIDASLTDDRRDVATEATKQVQTEASRLHLGVRITGLDIRALSPPAQVLAAFEEVTNARQFAKTMFENARQYDAETRTKFEGEAASILFRAEGYATGLVESAKGEASAFTSLLGNYRLNPQLVSQRLLRETLDGVMGQVSSRTLLPMQQARPTVILEPAPEFAR from the coding sequence ATGAAGCCTTCTCCACCCCCCATCACTCTGCGGGATGAAGGCCACGTGGTGGAGGCGCTGCTACTGTTCTTAAAGCAGCTCACGGCTCACGCCCGCTGGGTCTTTGCTGCATTGCTACTGCTTTATGCGGTCTCAGGCATTCACACCATCCAGCCCCAGCAGACAGCACTGGTGAGAAGGCTGGGCCGCCTGCAACCTCACCTGCATCAGCCCGGTCTGCTGGTGGGGCTACCACGTCCCTTTGATGAAGTGCTGCTTTTTGAAACGGGGAAGGATACCAGCCTGCCACTCGATGCCTGGGCACTCGTCGGCACCAAGATTGGGGATCCAGACAAGCAAATTGAGCCGACGAATGAGGAACTGATCCAGCAGCTTAACACCCGTGATGTTGAAGGGGCCAAATACCCCACTTACGAACACACCACGCTGAATCCACTGGACCATGGCTACACGCTGACGCTAGACACCAATGTCATCCAGGGACAGTTCAATCTACGCTACCGCATTGACGATCCTTTTCGTTATACCATCGCGGGAGACCGCATTGAACATCTGCTCGCAAAACTCAGCTACCGAGCCCTAACGGCGCAACTGGCGAGCAGACGCATTGATGCCAGCCTGACCGACGACCGCCGTGATGTGGCAACCGAGGCGACGAAACAGGTGCAGACTGAGGCAAGCCGACTGCATCTCGGCGTGCGCATCACGGGGCTAGACATCCGCGCTCTTTCACCACCTGCCCAGGTGTTGGCGGCCTTTGAGGAAGTGACGAATGCACGCCAGTTTGCCAAAACCATGTTTGAAAACGCGCGTCAGTACGATGCGGAAACGCGCACAAAGTTTGAGGGTGAAGCCGCCTCCATTCTTTTCCGTGCAGAAGGTTATGCCACAGGCCTAGTGGAGTCTGCCAAAGGTGAAGCGTCCGCCTTCACTTCCCTGCTCGGGAACTATCGTCTGAATCCCCAACTCGTTTCCCAGAGACTGCTGCGAGAGACGCTGGATGGAGTGATGGGCCAGGTTTCCTCCCGCACCCTGCTGCCTATGCAACAGGCCCGACCCACCGTCATCCTAGAGCCCGCCCCTGAATTTGCCCGATGA
- the hflC gene encoding protease modulator HflC, with protein sequence MSEAPSPSSQNRLISLRLGLILAVAFSVIASACCFIVSETEHALILRFGKPVRILSAPGLYFRLPMPVEQIVRVDRRLQHADIRLSETLTRDQRNVIVPMFFTWRVADPLLFYTSVRELKQAYIKLDALVTSARNSVLGRHDFTALLMSENQKSPLEKLENEMQALAAGDAAKQLGIELISTGITQIQLPEANTESVFRRMRAERKREATQYRAEGRAKTAQMKAETDKEATRMTADAKRQAEEMRGKAEAEASAIYAAAHGQDPQFYKFLRELQSLRTVVDKNTTVILDTSIAPFHWLKATEPGAVAKGSATPMPTPAPAALDPTP encoded by the coding sequence ATGAGCGAAGCCCCTTCCCCCTCATCTCAAAACCGCCTCATCAGCCTGCGGCTCGGGCTCATCCTGGCCGTGGCTTTCAGCGTCATTGCCTCCGCTTGCTGCTTCATTGTCAGCGAGACGGAGCACGCGCTGATCCTGCGTTTTGGTAAACCTGTGCGCATTTTGAGCGCCCCCGGCCTTTACTTTCGCCTGCCCATGCCGGTGGAGCAAATCGTCCGCGTGGATCGCCGCCTGCAGCACGCCGACATCCGCCTCAGCGAAACGCTGACACGAGATCAGCGCAATGTCATCGTGCCCATGTTTTTCACCTGGCGCGTGGCAGATCCCCTTCTGTTCTACACCTCCGTGCGTGAACTGAAGCAGGCCTACATCAAGCTAGACGCCCTGGTCACCAGCGCACGCAACTCGGTGTTAGGCCGCCATGACTTCACCGCTCTGCTGATGAGCGAAAATCAAAAAAGCCCGCTGGAAAAACTGGAGAACGAAATGCAAGCCCTGGCCGCAGGAGATGCCGCGAAGCAACTGGGCATCGAGCTCATTTCCACCGGCATCACGCAGATCCAGCTACCTGAGGCCAATACAGAATCCGTCTTCCGCCGCATGCGTGCAGAGCGTAAACGGGAGGCCACGCAGTATCGCGCCGAAGGCCGCGCCAAGACGGCACAGATGAAAGCGGAAACGGATAAGGAAGCCACACGCATGACCGCCGATGCTAAACGACAGGCCGAAGAAATGCGCGGCAAAGCCGAGGCTGAAGCCTCCGCCATCTATGCGGCGGCTCATGGACAAGATCCACAGTTTTACAAATTTCTGCGGGAGCTTCAGAGCCTGCGCACCGTGGTGGATAAGAACACCACCGTGATCCTAGACACCAGCATTGCCCCCTTTCACTGGCTAAAGGCCACGGAACCGGGAGCCGTTGCCAAGGGCAGCGCCACCCCCATGCCCACCCCTGCCCCAGCCGCCCTGGACCCGACGCCATGA
- a CDS encoding protease modulator HflK, whose amino-acid sequence MNRQRPLFSFALGLEAIGLSVLALASKMYWLLPWVGCAALLAGLAGRWLGVGIVVCIVATGGWVWTLGQNMPDGAILTAHPIGALLIGAALAFLNIHTALKKRDVSPVQLCLGRLAVLLHFITAGVLLGALYLGGSWQRWIALAYAVLNALLVLDCLLRLVGRLYTPKRHWQTLPEPGALFFYRLLGDEWRACLPETTARDESFDLKLAEMWMWPTLRAALPSLLSTIVLLVWLLSTVHELPAGHAGVRHHLGTWESRPLAPGLHFSLPWPMGSIQAVDTTRLREIVLGFRTDPGQPILWEKAHYEGEQHSLVGGGDDFLSISVPVFYRVGDAALHLRSSSDAEALLRSLAQRVLLNLTLRLPARDIMTTSREALRQQLHRDLQAALDERQSGLVLAEVYLRDIHPPVSVAPNFQEVVSALEEKEALLHEGEAYRRDILTRTEGDAKAILITAGSSASNRLMQTEGQAHRFTAMQKSWALGKDLYQWREGYRALDETLSGAKKAIFDESMRGDMPTHVDLRKVLNPDFVDTAPVRPQTLVPRPAKSTDAFDLDIEGYLRADQGEVPAPDFSPPDADNVLKASSSTPTQPPAQTQP is encoded by the coding sequence ATGAATCGCCAACGTCCTTTGTTTAGCTTCGCCCTGGGGCTGGAGGCTATCGGCTTAAGTGTGCTCGCTTTGGCCTCGAAGATGTATTGGCTCTTACCTTGGGTAGGTTGCGCAGCTCTTCTGGCTGGCCTTGCAGGTCGCTGGCTGGGAGTGGGCATCGTGGTCTGCATCGTCGCCACCGGGGGCTGGGTGTGGACGCTGGGGCAGAACATGCCAGACGGCGCTATTTTGACGGCCCACCCCATCGGGGCCTTGCTCATCGGGGCTGCCCTCGCTTTTCTCAATATTCACACCGCGTTAAAAAAGCGTGACGTTAGTCCCGTCCAGCTCTGCCTGGGGCGCTTGGCGGTGTTACTGCATTTCATCACGGCAGGGGTTCTTCTCGGTGCCCTATATCTGGGCGGCAGTTGGCAGCGTTGGATCGCGCTGGCTTATGCGGTGCTGAATGCCCTGCTGGTGCTGGATTGCCTGCTGCGCCTAGTGGGCCGCCTGTACACGCCCAAGCGTCACTGGCAGACACTGCCAGAACCGGGAGCCTTATTTTTCTATCGTTTGTTAGGTGACGAATGGCGTGCCTGCTTACCTGAAACAACGGCACGGGATGAAAGCTTTGACCTGAAACTGGCGGAGATGTGGATGTGGCCCACCTTGCGTGCAGCGCTACCCTCCTTGCTTAGCACCATTGTTTTGTTGGTCTGGCTACTCAGCACTGTGCATGAGCTGCCCGCTGGCCATGCCGGGGTGCGTCATCACCTGGGCACATGGGAGAGCCGACCTCTGGCCCCTGGCCTGCATTTTTCGCTGCCCTGGCCCATGGGTAGCATCCAGGCTGTGGATACCACTCGCCTGCGCGAAATCGTGCTCGGCTTTCGCACAGATCCCGGCCAGCCGATCCTCTGGGAGAAAGCCCATTATGAGGGAGAGCAGCATTCACTCGTGGGCGGTGGAGATGACTTTCTTTCCATCAGCGTGCCGGTTTTTTATCGGGTCGGGGATGCCGCACTGCATCTGCGTTCTTCCTCCGATGCGGAGGCCCTGCTGCGCAGCCTGGCTCAGCGGGTCCTGCTGAATCTCACGCTGCGACTGCCTGCGCGCGATATCATGACCACCTCGCGCGAGGCGCTGCGCCAGCAATTGCACCGGGATCTGCAAGCGGCGCTGGATGAACGCCAGAGTGGGCTGGTGCTGGCCGAAGTCTATCTGCGGGACATCCACCCGCCGGTGAGTGTGGCCCCGAATTTCCAGGAAGTGGTCAGCGCGCTGGAAGAAAAAGAAGCGCTGCTGCATGAAGGGGAAGCCTACCGCCGGGACATCCTCACCCGCACGGAGGGTGATGCCAAAGCCATCCTCATCACCGCCGGTTCCAGTGCCAGCAATCGCCTGATGCAGACCGAAGGCCAGGCGCACCGTTTCACCGCCATGCAAAAATCCTGGGCCTTGGGCAAAGATCTTTACCAATGGCGCGAAGGTTACCGGGCCCTGGATGAGACCCTCAGTGGGGCGAAGAAAGCCATCTTCGATGAATCCATGCGCGGCGACATGCCCACGCATGTGGATCTGCGCAAGGTGCTGAATCCCGACTTTGTGGATACCGCCCCCGTGCGCCCACAGACCCTGGTGCCGCGCCCAGCGAAATCCACCGATGCCTTTGATCTGGACATCGAGGGCTATCTGCGCGCCGACCAAGGCGAAGTGCCTGCCCCTGACTTTTCCCCGCCGGATGCGGACAATGTTCTGAAAGCCTCATCCTCCACGCCCACTCAGCCACCTGCCCAGACTCAGCCATGA
- a CDS encoding alkaline phosphatase PhoX, with product MKTSTTFAASLLLASAAFGQGFQTSEFSYLTPAPGADFTYQPIVTVGDRVPLTGDASKDFAFVGIPDAMGLYKDKVTNENILFVAHEIPSNVNTAPFPGMPKYKGAWVSRFVMAAGGGINSAAPAHSKLFLENTQVSLTPPVEGDTNGFTRFCSGAFCGRESGLDRPFFFTNEESGSGNYDGDVKGSQTVAIADGNMYTLPDLGRVARETTVVQPRRDSLTVIMSTEDGNNPSFVYMYVGRKQIRSTSPLDRNGLTNGKVYVLCGRDARHNEGTFFTGALPTKWKEIPNAANLSATQLNTAADAIGGFGFIRVEDQEFDPAKPTRSLFLATTGGSGPNRLGRLYELTMNPSNPLANGTLNVVYNADTIVTPGGTFTGTVGTLLAANGATGSLGNYTGGNIDNGRDFAVSIDNIAVSNDFIVICEDRNSPADAVFAKYARNGGLWTLNRNNGNSAKLQSTFNFAGVEARDGHSAITTRGLWETSGVIRSDEIFGVGTFVIAVQAHRTNVTLTPASGDLATSIRTNIPKPAGGTYTRAEAVSLFAEDGQVLIVRPVAD from the coding sequence ATGAAAACATCCACCACCTTTGCTGCGAGCCTTCTGCTCGCTTCCGCCGCCTTCGGACAAGGCTTTCAGACTTCGGAGTTCTCTTATTTGACTCCGGCTCCAGGCGCTGATTTCACCTATCAGCCCATCGTCACCGTTGGTGACCGCGTGCCATTGACTGGCGATGCCAGCAAGGATTTCGCTTTTGTGGGCATCCCTGATGCCATGGGTCTTTATAAAGACAAGGTCACCAATGAGAATATCCTTTTTGTAGCCCATGAAATTCCTAGCAACGTAAACACCGCGCCATTTCCTGGCATGCCTAAATACAAAGGCGCTTGGGTTTCTCGCTTCGTCATGGCTGCTGGTGGCGGCATCAACAGCGCTGCACCTGCACACTCCAAACTCTTTTTGGAAAACACCCAGGTTTCGCTCACCCCACCCGTAGAAGGTGATACCAATGGTTTCACACGTTTTTGCTCCGGTGCTTTTTGTGGCCGTGAGTCCGGCCTGGATCGCCCCTTCTTCTTTACCAATGAAGAAAGTGGCAGTGGTAACTATGACGGCGACGTGAAAGGCTCCCAGACAGTGGCCATCGCAGACGGTAACATGTACACCCTGCCGGACCTGGGCCGTGTGGCGCGTGAAACCACCGTTGTGCAACCGCGCCGCGACTCCCTCACGGTCATCATGTCCACGGAAGATGGCAACAACCCTTCCTTTGTTTACATGTATGTTGGTCGTAAGCAGATTCGCTCCACCAGCCCGCTGGACCGCAATGGCCTGACCAACGGTAAAGTCTATGTGCTGTGCGGTCGCGATGCCCGTCACAATGAAGGCACCTTCTTCACTGGCGCACTGCCAACCAAGTGGAAAGAGATCCCTAACGCGGCCAATCTCTCCGCCACCCAGTTGAACACCGCTGCCGATGCCATCGGTGGTTTCGGCTTCATTCGCGTGGAAGACCAGGAATTTGACCCGGCCAAGCCGACTCGCAGCCTCTTCCTCGCCACCACTGGGGGCAGCGGCCCGAACCGTCTGGGTCGCCTGTATGAGCTGACCATGAACCCATCCAACCCACTGGCGAATGGCACCCTGAATGTGGTTTACAATGCTGACACCATCGTCACTCCTGGTGGCACTTTCACGGGTACTGTCGGTACCTTGCTCGCGGCCAATGGTGCCACAGGCTCCTTGGGTAACTACACGGGTGGCAACATTGACAATGGCCGGGACTTTGCTGTCAGCATCGATAACATCGCTGTTTCCAATGACTTCATTGTCATTTGCGAAGATCGTAACAGCCCAGCAGATGCTGTCTTTGCAAAGTATGCGCGCAACGGCGGCCTCTGGACGCTTAATCGTAACAATGGCAACTCCGCAAAGCTGCAAAGCACCTTCAACTTCGCCGGTGTGGAGGCCCGCGATGGCCACTCGGCCATCACTACGCGTGGTCTATGGGAAACTTCGGGAGTCATCCGCTCTGACGAAATTTTTGGTGTAGGCACTTTCGTGATCGCCGTCCAGGCGCACCGCACCAATGTCACCCTGACTCCTGCCAGTGGAGATTTAGCGACCTCCATCCGCACCAATATCCCGAAACCTGCTGGTGGCACCTACACACGCGCCGAAGCCGTGAGCCTCTTCGCTGAAGATGGTCAGGTGCTGATCGTGCGCCCCGTCGCTGACTGA